From the genome of Alteromonas stellipolaris:
CCATTGCGGCCAAAGGTTTTAGCCAGTGGCATACCAACGCCAAGCGAATTTTCGATCAACATGATGTTGCACCACAGTCGCGGTTTCGTCAGTTTATTCATGAGTATATAGGCTACGCGGCGGATAACCCCCAAATGTATGAGCTGATGTTTGGTCGTACTATTTGGCACGACAATGGCGCTACACAGGGGCTAAAAGAAGTGGCTTACCCCTGCTTTCAGTTTCAAGTAGATATGACGAAATACTGGCAGCAAACAGGCCTTCTACCAGCTGGGCAAGATGCACTTCGCATGGCTCAGGTGACGTGGGGCACCTTGCATGGTATTGCACGGTTATTAATCGATGGGATATATGCTGATCGCAGCCACATCGATGAAATGTGTGACTGCGCCGCCGATTTGTTTATGCAAGTATCTAAAAACTAAGGCATTAGCTAAATGGGCGCAGCAAGCCCTTCATGCTCGGCTTTAATAAAATCTACCGCTCGTTCTGCAATCATGATGGTAGGTGCATTGGTATTTCCGCCAATAAGGCTTGGCATAACAGAAGCATCTACCACACGTAGGCCTCTAACGCCCCTGACTTTAAGCTGGTTATCGACCACTGCCATAGGATCATCATCGCTGCCCATTTTACAGGTACCTATTGGGTGATAAATGGTTTCAGCTCGCTCCCTTAGAAACTCAAGAAGCGCTTCATCAGACTCAGCGTCAGTGCCTGGATGCAGTTCACTGCCTTCAAATTTATCAAACGTAGGTGCAGCTAACAGCTTTCTTGCCATTCGTATGCCTTCAATCATTACTTGCCTATCTTCAGGTTCCGTGAGGTAGCCAGGGTCGATAAGCGGGTGATCGGCAGGATGGCTGCTTTGCAGCGTAATGCTGCCCTTGCTCTTGGGGTACAAACAACATACATGCACGCCGTATCCGTAACCAAAGGCAAACTTTCGCCCGTGATCATCTAATATAGCGGGCAAGAAATGAAATTGAATGTCTGGTCCTCGGGTAGCAAGGCTTGAACTTACAAAACCGCCCGCTTCAGCCACATTTGAAGAATAAATTCCCTTACGGTGAAAAAGGTAATCGTATGAGGCCTTTAGGTACGAGGGTAACGCACCAGCAGCAATCGCATAACCTTCTCGTGCTTTACAGGTAAATTGAACAATGGCGTCTAGGTGGTCTTGTAAATTTTGACCCACTCCTGGCAGATCATTCATTACATAAATGCCTTTATCTTCCAACTCGCTTCTTGGCCCTATACCTGAAAGCATAAGTAGTTGCGGAGAGTTGATAGCGCCTCCGCAGAGTATTACTTCGCTATTAGCCGCTTCACGGTCAATAAAATATCGCGCAATTTTGCCTTTTTCACGCACTTGCACGCCAATGGCTCTATTGTCGTCAAACAAGACTTTCTCCGCAGCAACACCGGTAAGTACAGTAAGATTATTGCGGTGAAGTGCTTGGCTTAAATAGCCTTTGGCGGTAGAGCACCGCTGTCCGTTGACTTGTGTTACATGATAATAGCCAATGCCTTCACGTATATCGCGGTTAAAATCATCTACAACGTTAAAATCTGCGTGGCTTGCGGCTTCAACGAAAGCATCGGAAAGCACGCTGGTGTGCTTAAGTTGAGAAACATGCAGCGGCCCACCTTCTCCATGGAATTCGTCTTCACCTTTGAAGAAGTTTTCAGAGCGTTTGAAGTAGGGCAGCACGTCCTCAAAACCCCAGCCAACTGCGCCCTGCTCTACCCAATAATCGTAGTCTTCTTTTTGGCCACGAATGTAACACATAGCATTAACTGAACTGCTGCCGCCTAGTGTTTTTCCTCTAGGCCAAAATAGCTCACGATCGTACAGTTCTTTTTGTGGTGCGGTATGATACCCCCATCCTATGCCTTCAAAACGGCTTAATAGCGATAAACCAAAAGGAATATGAATAAGCGGATTAGTGTCTTTAGTACCGGCTTCAAGCATCAGTATTTTCAGGGCTGGGTTTTCAGATAATCGCGCCGCTAATACCGCACCTGCAGACCCCCCGCCTACGATGATATAGTCATACTTACCCTGAATCTCATTCATGCATTGCTCCAAAACACTTTTACGCGGTGAAATACTCAGTTAATGCCTGTATTACTATGC
Proteins encoded in this window:
- a CDS encoding TetR/AcrR family transcriptional regulator, which codes for MTNAAQTYHHGDLRTALLEAATRRVAEFGIDSLSLRKLAEDAGVSRTAPYHHFKDKSALLSAIAAKGFSQWHTNAKRIFDQHDVAPQSRFRQFIHEYIGYAADNPQMYELMFGRTIWHDNGATQGLKEVAYPCFQFQVDMTKYWQQTGLLPAGQDALRMAQVTWGTLHGIARLLIDGIYADRSHIDEMCDCAADLFMQVSKN
- a CDS encoding GMC family oxidoreductase, with the translated sequence MNEIQGKYDYIIVGGGSAGAVLAARLSENPALKILMLEAGTKDTNPLIHIPFGLSLLSRFEGIGWGYHTAPQKELYDRELFWPRGKTLGGSSSVNAMCYIRGQKEDYDYWVEQGAVGWGFEDVLPYFKRSENFFKGEDEFHGEGGPLHVSQLKHTSVLSDAFVEAASHADFNVVDDFNRDIREGIGYYHVTQVNGQRCSTAKGYLSQALHRNNLTVLTGVAAEKVLFDDNRAIGVQVREKGKIARYFIDREAANSEVILCGGAINSPQLLMLSGIGPRSELEDKGIYVMNDLPGVGQNLQDHLDAIVQFTCKAREGYAIAAGALPSYLKASYDYLFHRKGIYSSNVAEAGGFVSSSLATRGPDIQFHFLPAILDDHGRKFAFGYGYGVHVCCLYPKSKGSITLQSSHPADHPLIDPGYLTEPEDRQVMIEGIRMARKLLAAPTFDKFEGSELHPGTDAESDEALLEFLRERAETIYHPIGTCKMGSDDDPMAVVDNQLKVRGVRGLRVVDASVMPSLIGGNTNAPTIMIAERAVDFIKAEHEGLAAPI